A single window of Anaerocolumna chitinilytica DNA harbors:
- a CDS encoding YibE/F family protein has product MKNLMLHKKKILLYTLLTICCLFSLLFVYNDYNFYKETIVKVTTVQIVKKEKITDYYKNNDILYTQVLTGKILNGALKGKTVELKNQYSYSGAADNQYKAGDKLFVSLDNTSINANKNDSSASAISGTINGLKRDTYLVFMAVLFTVFIIAVGKKKGLFSLFSLIFNIVLFSLVMDLYLKGINLLLVCSIVVIVFTVFSLILVGGYNQKTFTAVISTLLGTFLTLIIAYIVMKVTNEKGVRYEEMQFLTHPPHEIFMAEILVGCLGAVMDVCITISSSIYELCETNPSLSSKALMDSGREIGKDIMGTMTNVLFFAYVSGGIPMLLIYLKNGFQTGYSFYMNLSLELIRALTGSIGIVLAIPLSLFTTVFVQQKFKKRSGLTR; this is encoded by the coding sequence ATGAAAAACTTAATGTTACATAAAAAGAAAATCTTATTATATACTCTGTTAACAATCTGTTGTTTATTTTCCCTCCTATTTGTGTATAACGATTATAATTTCTATAAAGAAACCATTGTAAAGGTAACCACTGTACAGATAGTAAAAAAAGAAAAAATTACGGATTATTATAAGAATAATGATATCCTTTACACGCAAGTTCTCACCGGCAAGATTCTAAATGGAGCCTTAAAAGGGAAAACTGTCGAGTTAAAAAACCAATACTCCTATTCCGGTGCAGCGGATAACCAATATAAGGCGGGAGACAAACTGTTTGTTTCACTGGATAACACTAGTATCAACGCTAACAAAAACGATAGCTCTGCTTCTGCTATTAGCGGAACCATTAATGGGCTAAAGAGGGATACCTATCTTGTATTTATGGCTGTTCTTTTTACCGTTTTTATTATAGCAGTCGGCAAGAAGAAAGGGCTTTTCTCTTTATTTAGTCTTATCTTTAATATTGTTCTTTTCTCTCTTGTGATGGACTTGTATTTAAAAGGAATCAATCTGTTGCTGGTCTGCAGTATTGTTGTAATTGTATTTACCGTCTTCTCACTTATTCTGGTCGGCGGCTACAACCAGAAGACTTTTACAGCAGTTATTTCCACACTCCTTGGTACCTTTCTTACGCTTATTATCGCCTATATTGTAATGAAAGTAACCAATGAAAAGGGTGTTAGATATGAAGAGATGCAGTTCCTAACCCATCCTCCTCACGAAATCTTTATGGCTGAGATTCTGGTTGGCTGCCTTGGGGCTGTTATGGATGTGTGCATTACCATCTCCTCTTCCATCTATGAATTGTGTGAAACCAATCCCAGCCTTTCCTCGAAGGCTTTAATGGATTCCGGCAGAGAAATTGGAAAAGATATTATGGGTACTATGACAAATGTACTGTTTTTTGCTTATGTCAGCGGAGGTATTCCTATGCTGTTAATATATCTAAAAAATGGCTTTCAGACAGGATACAGCTTCTATATGAATCTTTCTCTGGAACTGATTCGTGCCCTCACCGGAAGCATCGGAATCGTTCTTGCCATTCCTCTTTCCTTGTTCACTACGGTATTCGTGCAACAAAAATTCAAGAAAAGGAGTGGTCTGACCAGATGA
- a CDS encoding MMPL family transporter, producing MRNMIRFRYLILAIWVAVTVLFVFNQPDISSILGGKGEATLQEDSPSNVAQKMLDEMNTSSGDTLIVVFHNEKSLSDDDMDAISKGIDKLKADKENLKITNLIDPFGTPSAKDQLISEDKTTLMVQITYDSADRNRKEIIDSFDTAVKDIPVEHYITGGPAIANDYMNTVNKGVEKSGAITIIFILVVLILMFRSAVTPLVSLLAVGISYICSMGIVGLLNTAFGFPITNFTQMFIIVILFGIGTDYHILLLNRFKEELSHGLSVDDAVIKSLKTSGKTILYSGLTVFMGFVSLSFVQFPVYRSANSVAIGIAILLLEILTLTPVLMRILGPHLFWPSKTAAGHKESKFWAGLTSNSVKHPILSLLIVAAVITPVIFFNTTRLSFDSMADMPAGTPSVKGFQIISDEFGAGKAMPVTLVIKNPSAMDNNEALAALDNLTEALKTVNGVASVSGPTQPLGSPIADLYTDSQLKTVTKGLSDAKDGIGKVNDGLGTIEDQLSVPDFSQLNDLTKGAGDLANGLTAINSGLKAVDTGISQGAGGASSLSDGATKLKTGIAALNKGLKDIKTNLDKIKAGYVSLADGYTTMTSSISQLKQLEQMMEVSVGNLDKKLPGDVDVATLKAYLATLSKSLDQLSQGMTQANTNYTALNNGLNQISSGLSSVIASTSEESELVKGIDSLATGAKALSDGLNKGSAGQQQIITNMAKLQSGADQIHEGVATLTTKLTALGGGIGDLKDGISAGKDGLTQITDGLTQGNDFLNQLTATKSFYIPKEALNSDDINKMLNAYMSDDRTYAKLSITLDTEPYADSSIQLIDTLNEVVNSNLNGSKLHNASFGFAGATAVSKDMSDMATHDITFTQIIVLSAIFVLLILVTRSFWIPVYIIGSLIAAYYTSLSITSWLSDVLYNNPNGMAWNVPFFAFVMIAALGVDYSIFLMERFREYPELPPKDAIVLAAKHVGSVVLSAAIILSGTFATLYPSNLVILMELAIAVVIGLMLLSLVFLPVVIPALIDIQEKITSRTRRNNP from the coding sequence ATGCGCAATATGATTCGCTTCCGCTATCTGATATTAGCTATTTGGGTTGCCGTAACTGTACTATTTGTATTTAACCAGCCTGACATCAGCAGTATTCTCGGCGGAAAAGGGGAAGCGACACTACAGGAAGATTCTCCTTCCAACGTTGCCCAAAAAATGCTGGATGAAATGAACACTTCCAGCGGCGATACTTTAATCGTAGTATTTCACAATGAAAAATCCCTGTCCGATGATGACATGGATGCTATCAGCAAAGGAATTGACAAGTTAAAAGCTGATAAAGAAAACTTAAAAATCACCAATCTTATTGACCCTTTTGGTACACCCTCAGCTAAGGATCAGCTAATATCTGAAGATAAAACCACTTTGATGGTTCAGATTACATATGACAGCGCTGACAGAAACCGAAAAGAGATTATTGACAGCTTTGATACTGCCGTAAAAGATATTCCCGTTGAACATTATATAACCGGCGGACCTGCAATAGCCAATGACTATATGAACACCGTTAATAAAGGCGTGGAAAAGAGCGGTGCTATCACCATTATCTTTATCCTGGTAGTACTAATCCTGATGTTCCGCTCTGCTGTTACTCCTTTGGTTTCCCTCTTAGCGGTAGGAATTTCTTACATTTGCTCAATGGGTATTGTAGGTCTCCTCAATACAGCTTTTGGCTTCCCCATCACCAACTTTACCCAGATGTTTATCATTGTAATACTCTTTGGTATCGGTACTGACTATCATATACTGTTACTCAATCGCTTTAAGGAAGAGTTATCCCACGGGCTTTCTGTTGATGATGCGGTTATAAAGAGTCTTAAAACCTCCGGTAAGACCATTCTGTACAGTGGCTTAACTGTATTTATGGGATTCGTAAGCTTAAGCTTCGTACAGTTCCCGGTATACCGCTCTGCCAACTCCGTAGCTATCGGAATTGCTATACTGCTTCTTGAAATCCTCACTCTGACTCCGGTATTAATGAGAATATTAGGACCACACCTTTTCTGGCCTTCTAAAACAGCTGCCGGACATAAGGAAAGTAAATTCTGGGCAGGACTTACCTCTAACAGTGTAAAACATCCTATCCTTTCATTATTAATTGTTGCAGCTGTTATCACTCCGGTAATATTCTTTAATACCACAAGACTATCTTTTGACAGTATGGCTGATATGCCTGCAGGTACACCTTCGGTAAAAGGCTTTCAGATCATTTCCGATGAATTCGGTGCCGGCAAGGCTATGCCTGTAACCCTGGTTATCAAAAATCCCTCTGCCATGGATAACAACGAGGCACTGGCTGCGCTTGATAATCTGACAGAAGCCCTGAAAACTGTAAATGGTGTTGCCTCCGTATCCGGGCCTACCCAGCCTCTTGGCAGTCCAATTGCCGATTTGTATACGGACAGTCAACTTAAGACAGTAACAAAAGGCTTGTCTGACGCTAAGGATGGGATAGGAAAAGTAAACGACGGACTTGGTACCATTGAAGATCAATTAAGCGTTCCGGACTTTTCTCAACTTAACGATCTGACAAAAGGCGCTGGTGATCTGGCAAATGGACTTACTGCGATTAATAGCGGACTTAAGGCTGTTGACACAGGTATATCCCAAGGTGCAGGGGGTGCTTCCTCCCTGTCTGATGGTGCCACGAAACTAAAAACAGGAATTGCCGCCTTGAATAAAGGTCTGAAAGATATTAAGACCAATTTGGATAAAATCAAAGCAGGTTATGTAAGCTTGGCAGACGGTTATACAACCATGACTTCTTCAATCAGCCAGCTAAAACAATTGGAACAAATGATGGAAGTTTCCGTAGGTAACCTTGATAAAAAGCTGCCTGGTGATGTAGACGTTGCTACTCTTAAAGCATATCTTGCCACACTATCGAAATCCCTTGACCAGTTATCTCAGGGAATGACTCAGGCAAATACGAATTATACAGCGCTAAATAATGGGCTGAATCAGATAAGCAGTGGTCTATCATCTGTAATAGCAAGTACTTCCGAAGAATCCGAATTGGTTAAAGGAATCGACAGTCTGGCCACAGGTGCCAAGGCCCTCTCCGATGGCTTGAATAAAGGAAGTGCAGGACAGCAGCAGATAATCACAAATATGGCTAAACTGCAAAGTGGTGCTGATCAGATACACGAAGGTGTAGCAACACTTACTACAAAGCTTACTGCTCTTGGCGGCGGAATAGGTGATTTAAAGGATGGTATCAGTGCCGGAAAGGACGGTCTAACTCAGATTACCGATGGTCTAACCCAGGGAAATGATTTCCTTAACCAGTTAACTGCCACAAAATCCTTCTATATTCCGAAGGAAGCTTTAAACTCCGATGACATTAATAAAATGCTGAATGCATATATGTCAGACGACAGAACCTATGCGAAGTTATCTATTACCTTAGATACCGAACCTTACGCAGATTCTTCCATACAGTTGATAGATACCCTCAATGAAGTTGTAAACAGTAACCTGAATGGTTCAAAGCTTCACAATGCATCCTTTGGTTTTGCAGGAGCCACAGCCGTATCTAAGGATATGAGTGATATGGCTACCCATGATATTACTTTTACCCAGATTATTGTACTTTCGGCCATTTTTGTACTGTTGATTTTAGTTACCCGTTCCTTCTGGATTCCGGTGTATATCATCGGTTCCCTGATTGCGGCTTACTATACTTCCCTGTCGATTACTTCCTGGCTTTCAGATGTATTATACAACAATCCAAATGGTATGGCATGGAATGTTCCCTTCTTTGCATTTGTCATGATTGCAGCTTTGGGCGTTGATTATAGTATCTTCTTGATGGAACGCTTCCGTGAATATCCGGAACTTCCTCCAAAAGATGCTATCGTACTGGCAGCCAAACATGTCGGTTCTGTGGTATTGTCCGCTGCAATTATACTCTCCGGAACCTTTGCCACCTTGTATCCGTCCAACCTGGTAATTCTGATGGAACTTGCAATTGCAGTAGTAATCGGCCTCATGCTCCTAAGCCTTGTATTCCTTCCTGTTGTTATTCCGGCTCTCATAGATATTCAGGAAAAGATAACAAGCCGTACTAGAAGAAACAATCCGTAA
- a CDS encoding TetR/AcrR family transcriptional regulator: MKDNINDRRVRRTKKLLTKSLTTLMREKKINKITVTELTELADVNRSTFYLYYKDIYDMVEKIENEMFDDFSIELNKLYLSETKKESTLSFFIFVFDFIRENADICKILLGEDGDYNFLNKFKEAILKYQPPIMYKMGDDMGRYFMPFAISGCIGAIQQWLEDDLKISSMDMSLFLMDLITGGIKSIDEEFILRD; this comes from the coding sequence ATGAAGGATAATATCAATGACCGCAGGGTAAGAAGGACAAAAAAACTTTTGACCAAGAGTCTTACTACTTTGATGAGGGAAAAGAAAATAAATAAAATTACCGTTACGGAGCTGACAGAGTTAGCTGATGTGAACCGTTCTACCTTTTATCTATATTACAAAGATATTTATGATATGGTTGAAAAGATTGAAAATGAAATGTTTGATGATTTTAGCATAGAGCTGAACAAATTGTATCTTTCAGAAACGAAAAAGGAAAGCACTCTGTCTTTCTTTATTTTTGTCTTTGATTTCATCAGAGAGAATGCTGATATCTGCAAGATTCTTTTAGGAGAGGATGGTGATTACAACTTCTTAAATAAATTCAAAGAAGCAATTCTAAAGTACCAGCCGCCCATCATGTATAAAATGGGAGATGATATGGGAAGGTATTTTATGCCCTTTGCCATCTCCGGCTGTATCGGAGCAATCCAGCAGTGGCTGGAGGATGATCTGAAAATATCTTCCATGGATATGTCGCTTTTCTTAATGGATTTGATAACCGGTGGTATCAAATCCATAGACGAAGAATTTATCTTAAGAGATTAG
- a CDS encoding PadR family transcriptional regulator, translating to MPIDKSLLTGSTTTLILKLLEEKDMYGYQMIETLAKKSDDTFTLKAGTLYPILHGLEKDKMVESYDDKTDGARVRKYYHITTKGQKLLKEKEQEWEVYTSAVNKVLKGGIAYAAT from the coding sequence ATGCCTATTGATAAAAGTCTGCTGACGGGCAGTACAACAACTTTAATTTTGAAACTGTTGGAAGAAAAAGATATGTACGGTTACCAAATGATTGAAACCCTTGCAAAAAAGTCAGATGATACATTTACTCTAAAAGCAGGTACTTTATATCCTATTTTGCATGGTCTAGAAAAGGACAAGATGGTGGAGTCCTATGACGATAAAACAGATGGGGCAAGAGTAAGAAAGTACTACCATATCACTACAAAAGGGCAGAAGCTTTTGAAAGAAAAGGAACAAGAGTGGGAAGTCTATACCTCGGCAGTTAATAAGGTATTGAAAGGGGGTATAGCTTATGCAGCCACTTGA
- a CDS encoding FtsW/RodA/SpoVE family cell cycle protein translates to MQPLDEVRKYSQTVCEQIRWKKAHSVITEELENHIYDQRDVFIQEGKGEEEATYCAINEMGDAVSVGSQLDIIHRPKPQWILITLTLVLILMGGGISSLNSIQWNAQSNFHILPFVGAVAVFFTAYFVDFSILGKYPKQCYFLIMVIGLAGLLFSSQVNGKAWFIWGDISLGLVYLSLLFPLTYSLFIYTMRNRGIIGIIFSGVGYIPYAIILLLIPTVTGFILYTFSALVLLCVAVTRGWFGGSRKRGLLLVIIPAVTATALLSYWFVLNSYRISRISAFLHPYSDPKGYQILLIRNMLSKAEFIGKGAAFEQMSTNSMFNPLYGTDLVLTALTSYYGWIAFFGVVIVFAAFSIIGFLYIAKQKSVLGVMVSLSILLTVVIQTVVYIIGNLGYGLLSVLSLPLVSYGKTALLINSMLIGFMLSVFRTGSIFKDSCKPYNKQNSFILYEDGRLIIQLRKRKELYITK, encoded by the coding sequence ATGCAGCCACTTGACGAAGTAAGAAAATACAGCCAAACCGTATGCGAACAAATAAGGTGGAAAAAAGCGCATAGCGTAATTACTGAAGAATTAGAGAATCATATATACGACCAGAGAGATGTATTTATACAGGAAGGTAAAGGGGAGGAAGAGGCAACCTATTGTGCGATAAATGAAATGGGGGATGCAGTCAGTGTCGGTTCACAATTGGACATCATTCACAGGCCAAAGCCTCAATGGATACTAATTACCTTAACGTTAGTATTGATATTGATGGGAGGGGGAATCAGTAGTTTAAATAGTATTCAATGGAATGCACAGAGTAATTTTCATATTTTACCTTTTGTTGGCGCAGTAGCAGTATTTTTCACTGCTTATTTTGTGGATTTTTCTATATTGGGAAAGTACCCGAAACAGTGCTATTTTCTGATTATGGTAATTGGATTGGCAGGGTTGTTATTCTCTTCTCAGGTTAATGGGAAAGCATGGTTTATATGGGGTGATATTTCGTTAGGATTGGTATATTTATCCTTACTATTTCCATTAACGTATTCATTATTCATCTACACAATGAGAAATAGGGGAATAATTGGTATCATCTTTAGTGGTGTAGGTTATATTCCATATGCAATTATTTTATTGCTTATTCCTACAGTTACAGGTTTTATATTGTATACTTTTTCAGCTCTTGTCCTTCTTTGTGTCGCTGTTACACGGGGGTGGTTTGGGGGCAGTAGAAAAAGAGGTTTACTTTTAGTGATAATCCCTGCAGTTACTGCAACTGCACTTCTATCTTATTGGTTTGTGCTCAATTCCTATCGGATAAGCCGTATTAGTGCTTTTTTACATCCATATTCTGATCCAAAGGGCTATCAGATTCTTCTCATTCGGAATATGTTATCGAAAGCAGAATTTATCGGAAAAGGTGCGGCCTTTGAGCAAATGAGTACGAATTCCATGTTCAACCCGCTATATGGAACTGATTTGGTACTGACGGCATTGACATCATATTATGGGTGGATTGCATTTTTTGGTGTTGTGATTGTTTTTGCTGCCTTTTCTATCATAGGATTCCTTTATATAGCAAAGCAAAAAAGCGTTCTGGGAGTAATGGTATCATTGTCAATTCTTCTTACTGTTGTAATACAGACGGTGGTTTATATCATCGGTAATTTAGGTTACGGTTTATTATCGGTACTTTCCTTGCCTCTGGTATCTTATGGTAAAACGGCATTGTTAATCAATTCAATGCTTATTGGATTTATGCTTTCCGTATTTCGAACGGGGAGTATTTTTAAGGATAGTTGTAAGCCTTATAATAAGCAAAATTCATTTATTCTCTATGAAGACGGAAGATTGATAATACAGTTAAGAAAAAGGAAAGAATTATACATAACGAAATAG
- a CDS encoding acyl-CoA thioesterase, translating to MNINPYVRKANYYETDQMGIIHHANYIHWMEEARVDFMEQIGFGYDRAVKEGIDFALLGLSCEYKSMVRFGDTVNIKVSIRSITVTKMTVYYEITDAATGKLRTTGESSHCYFDSVRKRPVSLKKVLPELYDLFSSMCES from the coding sequence ATGAATATTAACCCTTATGTCAGAAAAGCAAATTATTATGAAACAGACCAGATGGGCATCATCCACCATGCTAATTACATTCATTGGATGGAAGAAGCCCGTGTGGACTTTATGGAGCAAATTGGTTTTGGTTATGACCGTGCGGTAAAGGAAGGAATTGACTTTGCTCTGCTGGGTTTATCCTGTGAATATAAATCCATGGTTCGCTTTGGGGATACTGTAAATATAAAAGTTTCTATCCGTTCTATCACCGTAACCAAAATGACGGTATATTATGAAATTACTGACGCTGCAACCGGGAAACTCAGAACTACCGGAGAAAGCAGTCACTGTTATTTTGATTCAGTAAGAAAGCGCCCTGTTTCCCTAAAGAAGGTACTGCCGGAATTATATGATTTATTTTCCTCAATGTGTGAAAGTTAA
- a CDS encoding putative quinol monooxygenase, giving the protein MIKVVAKNYIKADKLSEFLTIAKQLVKDTNEKDAGCIRYELFQDTSDSKILTIIEEWDDMKSLNEHMQAKHFKEATSAFPDFLEKPGEVNLYEKLA; this is encoded by the coding sequence ATGATTAAAGTAGTTGCAAAAAATTATATCAAAGCAGATAAATTAAGTGAATTCCTTACTATAGCCAAGCAGCTTGTAAAGGACACCAATGAAAAGGATGCCGGTTGTATCCGTTATGAATTATTTCAAGATACATCCGATTCTAAAATTTTAACAATTATCGAAGAGTGGGATGATATGAAATCTCTGAATGAACATATGCAGGCAAAGCATTTTAAAGAAGCTACCTCTGCTTTTCCTGATTTTCTGGAGAAACCCGGTGAAGTTAATCTATACGAAAAGCTGGCATAG
- a CDS encoding FtsX-like permease family protein, whose amino-acid sequence MRKVLYKNTLIKIKKSIGRFLSLFMIILVGVGFFAGINESVPDITSSLSNYMQTQKLMNFQIVSTMGLTSEDVTALKALKNIRTVTPSYSLDVLADGNALRIQALEQDINTVQLLKGRMPETLTECIADNSHYNLGDKIKITSDESDKLKNTEFTVVGTIKTPLFLNADYGSTIVGDGKLYSFLYVKKENFILEAFTNINILAAGTDNLNAFSSEYKAKTTKLQTEIESIKSSRETARYQEIYDKANNKILSKQRDFEKEKAKGEKKLSDAKKTLDKNASKLNTAKKELSEKESDLNKTITKQNATFADAKKQIADGWAQIDSALAKNGIKRSELDGKIAELGSALDTLKTNMSQLPKDSPQYKELDAQLQNYTVAYQGLLSLKNSIQNLTVKEKELNGGIAAFHTQIDSAKVQIEKGKKELAKNDKKINDGYDKYNKNLKEFQTKISDGESKLNEAKDKLADIEKPKWTILERSNVINGYDDIKTAAGTIQQIAVVIPLFFILIVVLMTSNTMGRMIAEERGELGTLASLGFSDPSIVTTYLLYVLTATVLGSISGYFIGCSVIPQIVYKCFPYILPPLNLQFNAISFLLILVVAVFLMTIVTIIFCRHELKEHPAALMRPIPPKKGQIILLERIGVIWKHLSFTWKVTMRNIFRYKPRVFMTVIGISGCTALLLTGFGVKDSITGVAEKQYGDIFRYNDMIVLKEDTNSMDNELTSLLEKGEVINPLLIKQISVTALSKKKELDAYLITPEDKKAFTDYYKLSNYKNGSAISLNDNGVIISEKIAELFHLKIGDALSMKDPDNNSYSLPISAIAENHIKNYIYISKALYTKTFQSEPTYNMIVSDYKGDGAALAKSLLASKNVINVTFTKDILTRAIKENSSLNSVVLLLVVISSLLAVIVLYNLTSINISERKREIATLKVLGFNDMETNEYIYREALLLTIISIGVGLLLGVVFHGFVMGMISRDEFVYFKSVKGLSFLWTFLITMVFSLVMQINTYFKLRQIDMIESLKSVE is encoded by the coding sequence GTGAGAAAAGTGCTTTATAAAAATACTTTGATTAAAATAAAAAAGTCCATCGGGAGATTTCTCTCTCTTTTTATGATTATACTGGTAGGAGTAGGCTTCTTTGCAGGAATCAATGAAAGTGTTCCTGATATCACTTCTTCCCTCAGCAATTATATGCAGACCCAGAAACTAATGAACTTTCAGATTGTCAGCACCATGGGGCTGACCTCGGAAGATGTAACTGCCCTAAAAGCTCTGAAAAATATTCGTACAGTAACCCCCAGCTATTCCCTGGATGTACTGGCGGATGGTAATGCACTAAGAATTCAAGCCCTGGAACAGGACATCAATACAGTACAACTCCTTAAAGGCCGTATGCCGGAAACTTTGACCGAATGTATTGCAGATAACAGCCATTATAATCTTGGAGATAAAATTAAGATTACCAGTGATGAAAGTGATAAACTAAAGAATACAGAATTCACTGTTGTCGGTACCATAAAAACTCCCTTGTTTCTCAACGCAGATTATGGAAGTACTATTGTAGGAGACGGTAAACTCTATTCCTTTCTTTATGTAAAAAAAGAGAATTTTATCCTCGAAGCCTTTACCAATATCAATATTCTGGCAGCCGGAACAGATAATCTCAATGCCTTTTCTTCAGAATACAAAGCTAAGACTACAAAGCTGCAAACTGAAATTGAAAGTATAAAGTCTTCCAGAGAGACTGCCAGATATCAGGAAATATATGATAAGGCAAATAATAAAATCTTAAGCAAACAAAGGGATTTTGAGAAGGAAAAGGCTAAAGGTGAAAAGAAGCTATCGGATGCTAAAAAAACTCTCGATAAGAATGCATCCAAATTAAACACCGCAAAAAAAGAGCTCTCAGAAAAAGAATCCGATCTGAATAAAACTATCACAAAACAAAATGCAACCTTTGCAGATGCGAAGAAACAAATAGCAGACGGGTGGGCCCAGATTGATTCTGCTTTAGCAAAGAACGGCATAAAAAGGAGTGAGTTGGATGGCAAGATAGCCGAACTTGGCTCTGCTCTAGACACTTTGAAAACAAACATGAGCCAATTGCCAAAAGACAGCCCTCAATATAAAGAACTTGATGCACAGCTGCAGAACTACACCGTTGCTTATCAAGGTCTTCTTTCCTTGAAGAATTCCATTCAGAACCTGACTGTCAAGGAAAAAGAACTAAATGGGGGTATCGCTGCCTTTCATACACAAATAGACAGTGCCAAAGTTCAGATAGAAAAGGGAAAGAAAGAACTTGCTAAGAATGATAAAAAGATAAATGACGGTTATGATAAGTACAACAAAAATTTAAAAGAATTCCAAACCAAGATATCTGATGGGGAATCCAAACTAAACGAAGCAAAAGACAAACTGGCAGATATAGAAAAACCAAAGTGGACAATTCTGGAACGAAGTAATGTGATTAACGGGTACGATGATATAAAAACTGCAGCTGGCACAATACAGCAGATTGCTGTAGTCATTCCCTTGTTCTTTATTCTCATCGTTGTTTTGATGACTTCCAATACCATGGGACGAATGATTGCTGAAGAAAGGGGAGAACTTGGTACCCTTGCTTCTTTAGGCTTTAGTGATCCAAGTATCGTTACCACCTATTTGCTTTATGTACTGACTGCTACTGTTTTAGGCAGTATCAGCGGATATTTTATAGGCTGCAGTGTAATTCCTCAAATTGTTTATAAGTGCTTTCCGTATATTCTGCCGCCGTTAAACCTGCAATTTAATGCCATTAGCTTTCTTCTGATTCTGGTGGTAGCGGTATTCCTTATGACCATTGTAACTATTATCTTCTGCCGTCATGAGTTAAAAGAGCATCCGGCTGCCCTGATGCGACCCATTCCACCCAAAAAAGGGCAGATTATTCTTTTAGAACGTATCGGTGTAATCTGGAAGCATCTTTCCTTTACCTGGAAGGTTACAATGCGTAATATCTTCCGGTATAAACCCAGAGTATTTATGACTGTTATCGGTATATCCGGCTGCACAGCCCTGCTGCTTACGGGCTTTGGAGTAAAAGACAGCATTACCGGGGTGGCAGAGAAACAGTACGGAGATATCTTCCGTTACAACGATATGATTGTTTTAAAAGAAGACACCAATAGTATGGATAATGAACTTACTTCTCTGTTAGAGAAAGGAGAAGTCATAAACCCTTTGCTGATTAAGCAAATTTCCGTAACCGCTCTCTCCAAAAAGAAAGAGCTGGATGCCTATTTAATTACACCTGAGGACAAGAAGGCATTTACAGACTATTATAAGTTAAGCAATTACAAGAATGGTTCAGCCATCAGTCTTAATGATAATGGTGTAATTATATCAGAAAAAATTGCTGAGCTCTTTCATCTTAAGATAGGTGATGCACTAAGTATGAAGGACCCCGATAATAATTCCTACTCTTTGCCCATAAGTGCTATTGCAGAGAACCATATAAAGAATTATATCTACATCAGTAAGGCTCTTTACACGAAAACCTTTCAATCAGAACCCACTTACAACATGATAGTTTCGGATTATAAGGGTGATGGTGCTGCTCTTGCCAAAAGCCTTCTTGCTAGTAAAAATGTAATCAATGTTACTTTTACAAAGGATATTCTTACCCGTGCTATCAAGGAAAACAGCAGCCTAAACAGCGTTGTTCTCCTCCTTGTAGTAATCTCCTCCCTCCTGGCAGTGATTGTTCTCTACAATCTGACTTCAATTAATATCAGTGAAAGGAAACGTGAAATTGCCACTTTAAAGGTTCTTGGTTTTAATGACATGGAAACAAATGAGTATATTTACCGGGAAGCTCTTCTTCTGACCATAATCAGTATCGGAGTCGGCCTTTTATTAGGTGTGGTTTTCCACGGTTTTGTTATGGGTATGATATCAAGAGACGAATTTGTATACTTCAAATCCGTAAAAGGCTTAAGCTTTTTATGGACTTTCCTCATAACCATGGTCTTTTCTCTGGTTATGCAGATAAATACGTATTTCAAACTCAGACAGATAGATATGATAGAATCTTTAAAATCTGTGGAGTAA